A genome region from Primulina eburnea isolate SZY01 chromosome 9, ASM2296580v1, whole genome shotgun sequence includes the following:
- the LOC140841723 gene encoding uncharacterized protein has protein sequence MQSAFQEMPSVVEGEEVFFDTKDRLTADEFFIVNEDSVCRHMEYGIWLNKPLSVKERREIFLSKFFEDSTSGGFERIEMERAVKSSGSSSASVDETFLRERRQSNSEACSSVDYSDQDWLDDICINREPEIDGGHGNGRVSVGESLDADKKNKNVTRWWKHLVGKMKRQRSHIPACNMGKMTQMRTEQSRKKCTECSAVYTGQQINAHNGLIWTMKFSSDGQFLASGGEDGVICIWRVSMVDSSCETVKCNFGLQGSMDKSGPQRKIVCHAPVIPEKIFHIEEEPLQKWKGHSGEILDLAWSSSNHLLSASTDETARLWQVGSDKCLGVFHHCNYVTCVQFNPVDENYFISGSIDGKVRIWGVHKKRVEEWANIRDLVTAVCYQPNGKGFVVGSVSGTCHFFERSEAELLLKAMINFRGKKSSGNKITGIKFLKDNTQRVMITAEDSKIRVLDGLEVVCKYRGLAKSGCQMSASFTSNGRHIVSVGDDSRVYLWNYDDPSIQKTKHTKSIRSCEHFFIEGVSLATPWTDLDMDCNMFPLHNCLEASPRAWDLERFTLPNWFSMDSSSRGSATWPEEKLPLWDSPSSENDCHPCKECGGHFHQKLQHKNNSRIASATWGLVFVTAGWDGTIRTFHNYGLPVQN, from the exons ATGCAAAGTGCATTTCAAGAAATGCCGAGTGTCGTTGAAGGAGAAGAGGTTTTCTTTGATACGAAAGATCGATTGACGGCCGACGAGTTTTTCATTGTGAACGAAGATTCGGTTTGTAGACACATGGAGTATGGTATTTGGTTGAACAAGCCACTTAGTGTCAAGGAAAGAAGGGAAATTTTTTTGAGCAAATTCTTTGAGGATTCAACTTCTGGTGGGTTTGAAAGAATAGAAATGGAAAGGGCTGTAAAATCTAGTGGATCATCTAGTGCCAGTGTGGATGAAACTTTTTTACGTGAGAGACGGCAATCTAATAGCGAAGCATGTAGCTCTGTTGATTATTCGGATCAGGATTGGTTGGACGACATATGCATCAATCGGGAGCCAGAGATTGACGGAGGTCATGGAAATGGTCGGGTCTCTGTTGGTGAAAGCCTCGATGCGGACAAGAAAAACAAGAATGTGACTAGATGGTGGAAACACTTGGTGGGGAAGATGAAAAGGCAAAGATCCCATATTCCGGCTTGCAACATGGGGAAGATGACTCAAATGAGGACGGAACAGAGTAGGAAGAAGTGTACGGAATGTTCCGCAGTCTATACCGGACAACAAATCAATGCTCATAATGGCCTTATTTGGACTATGAAGTTTAGTTCCGATGGCCAATTTCTTGCTAGTGGCGGTGAAGATGGTGTTATCTGCATATGGCGTGTGAGCATGGTGGATTCCTCTTGCGAGACTGTGAAATGCAATTTTGGCCTCCAAGGATCGATGGATAAGTCTGGTCCTCAAAGAAAAATAGTGTGCCACGCTCCTGTCATCCCTGAAAAGATATTCCATATCGAGGAAGAGCCATTGCAGAAGTGGAAGGGACATTCTGGCGAAATTTTGGATCTTGCATGGTCCTCTTCTAAT CATCTTCTATCAGCATCCACAGATGAAACCGCGCGTTTATGGCAAGTAGGATCGGACAAATGTCTTGGTGTTTTCCATCACTGCAACTATG TAACGTGTGTTCAATTCAATCCCGTGGACGAGAATTACTTCATCAGTGGCTCCATTGATGGTAAAGTTCGAATTTGGGGAGTCCACAAGAAGAGAGTAGAGGAATGGGCGAACATTCGAGATTTAGTGACAGCAGTATGCTACCAGCCAAATGGAAAA GGTTTTGTTGTTGGTTCCGTTTCCGGCACCTGTCATTTCTTTGAAAGATCAG AAGCCGAACTACTGCTAAAAGCAATGATAAACTTTCGGGGAAAGAAGTCATCTGGCAACAAAATTACTGGCATTAAG TTTCTTAAGGACAACACTCAAAGGGTGATGATAACGGCTGAGGATTCGAAAATCCGAGTACTTGATGGGCTAGAGGTTGTCTGCAAATACAGAG GTCTAGCAAAATCAGGTTGTCAAATGTCGGCTTCGTTTACTTCAAACGGAAGGCACATTGTATCAGTTGGCGACGATTCTCGTGTTTACCTGTGGAACTATGATGATCCATCCATCCAAAAAACAAAACACACCAAATCTATACGTTCTTGCGAGCACTTCTTCATTGAGGGTGTGTCACTAGCAACACCTTGGACAGATTTAGATATGGACTGCAATATGTTTCCGTTGCACAACTGTCTAGAGGCCTCGCCAAGGGCCTGGGATTTGGAACGCTTCACCCTACCAAACTGGTTTTCAATGGACAGTTCCTCTAGGGGTTCTGCCACATGGCCGGAAGAGAAACTTCCTTTATGGGATTCACCATCTTCAGAAAATGATTGTCATCCCTGTAAAGAATGTGGCGGTCATTTTCATCAAAAACTGCAGCACAAGAACAACTCCAGAATTGCATCAGCTACGTGGGGCCTCGTGTTCGTGACTGCTGGTTGGGATGGAACAATCAGAACGTTTCATAATTATGGATTGCCTGTTCAAAATTAG
- the LOC140841724 gene encoding LOW QUALITY PROTEIN: probable nucleolar protein 5-1 (The sequence of the model RefSeq protein was modified relative to this genomic sequence to represent the inferred CDS: inserted 1 base in 1 codon) — MLLLFETPAGFALFKVLDEGKLSKVEDLGKEFSTSESARKVVKLKAFSKFENTSEALSAATLLIDSKPSKGLRNFLRNHCEGDILAVADSKLGNTIKEKMKIECIHNNAVMELMRGVRSQLTELISGLAVQDLAPMSLGLSHSLSRYKLKFSPDKVDTMIIQAISLLDDLDKELNTYAMRVREWYGWHFPELAKIVQDNILYAKAVKLMGNRTNAAKLDFSEILAEEVEAELKEAAMISMGTEVSDLDLENIKDLCNQVLSLSEYRAQLYDYLKSRMNTVAPNLTALVGELVGARLIAHGGSLINLAKQPGSTVQILGAEKALFRALKTKHATPKYGLIYHASLIGQAAPKHKGKISRSLAAKAALAIRCDALGEGQDNSMGLENRAKLEARLRNLEGKELIRSAGSVKGKPKIEFYDKDRKKGSGGLITPAKTYNPASDSILGILEPLSKKELEAVASPTEQAGDDIHVIDGEQKKKKRKKKPADAEETVAPNGVEGVEPEDEAVGKKEKKKKGKHLSDDSELQNQNEQDSAVDKKRKKKRKHEDFEEXRNPEQEGEKKKKKKKRTIEL, encoded by the exons ATGTTGCTTTTGTTTGAAACCCCGGCGGGTTTTGCTCTCTTCAAAGTTTTGGATGAAGGAAAACTCTCCAAAGTCGAG GATTTAGGGAAGGAGTTCTCCACTTCCGAGTCTGCTAGAAAG GTTGTCAAGCTAAAAGCCTTTTCTAAGTTTGAGAACACATCAGAGGCTCTATCAGCAGCTACATTGCTGATTGACAGTAAGCCCAGCAAAGGTCTTCGCAATTTTTTGCGTAACCATTGTGAAGGTGACATTCTAGCTGTAGCTGATTCCAAACTCGGGAATACCATTAAAGAGAAGATG AAAATTGAATGTATCCACAATAATGCTGTCATGGAACTGATGAGAGGAGTAAGAAGTCAACTGACTGAACTCATATCTGGTCTAGCTGTGCAAGATTTAGCTCCAATGAGTCTGGGCTTATCTCACAGCCTGTCCAGATACAAATTGAAATTCAGTCCAGATAAG GTTGATACAATGATAATACAAGCCATTAGCTTGCTGGATGATTTGGACAAAGAGCTAAATACATATGCAATGAGAGTTAGGGAATGGTATGGTTGGCATTTTCCCGAACTTGCAAAGATTGTTCAGGATAATATCCTTTATGCAAAGGCAGTGAAGTTGATGGGTAACCGAACGAATGCCGCCAAGCTTGATTTCTCTGAG ATCCTTGCAGAAGAGGTTGAGGCAGAGCTGAAAGAGGCTGCGATGATATCTATGGGAACTGAAGTTAGCGACCTTGATCTAGAGAACATCAAGGATTTGTGCAACCAAGTTCTTTCACTTTCTGAGTACAGAGCTCAATTGTATGACTATTTGAAGAGCAGAATGAACACAGTCGCCCCGAATCTTACTGCCCTTGTTGGAGAACTCGTAGGTGCTCGCTTGATTGCTCATGGAGGAAGCTTAATAAATCTTGCTAAGCAGCCTGGAAGTACAGTTCAAATACTTGGAGCAGAAAAGGCCCTATTCAGAGCTTTGAAAACAAAGCATGCAACTCCAAAATATGGGCTCATTTACCATGCATCTTTGATTGGTCAAGCAGCACCAAAGCACAAAGGTAAAATTTCAAGATCCCTCGCTGCAAAAGCTGCTTTGGCGATTCGATGTGATGCTCTTGGAGAGGGGCAAGATAATTCCATGGGACTGGAAAATAGAGCCAAG CTTGAAGCTCGGTTAAGGAACTTAGAAGGCAAAGAACTCATTCGTTCTGCAGGATCAGTGAAAGGAAAGCCGAAGATTGAATTTTATGACAAGGACAGGAAGAAGGGGTCTGGTGGATTAATCACACCAGCCAAG ACTTACAATCCGGCATCAGATTCAATTCTTGGTATACTTGAGCCATTATCCAAGAAAGAGTTGGAAGCGGTAGCATCTCCCACAGAGCAAGCTGGCGATGATATTCATGTTATCGATGGAGagcaaaagaagaagaaaaggaagaaaaaaCCAGCAGATGCTGAAGAAACCGTTGCTCCAAATGGAGTTGAGGGTGTTGAACCTGAAGATGAAGCAGTTGGGAAGAAGGAAAAGAAGAAAAAGGGGAAGCATTTATCTGATGATTCTGAGTTACAGAATCAAAACGAACAGGATAGTGCAGTAGACAAGAAGAGGAAAAAGAAGAGAAAGCACGAGGATTTTGAAG GTCGAAACCCCGAGCAAGAaggagagaagaagaagaagaagaagaaaaggaCGATTGAACTGTAA